The Deltaproteobacteria bacterium HGW-Deltaproteobacteria-6 genome has a segment encoding these proteins:
- a CDS encoding HPP family protein — protein sequence MKKSIKKIDTEFRQYWKHYVMQSLLATLSVFIVLYFLSLQHAVIIASIGSTAFIVFAMPDSITAQPRNVIGGQLVGLLCGFLFSLIPQPALIYSTVVCSFAVGAAIFIMVVIDMEHPPAAGTALGVAMTGISFDVFAAVSISIILLSLIHKFMKPYIRDLT from the coding sequence ATGAAAAAATCTATCAAAAAAATCGATACAGAATTCAGGCAATATTGGAAGCACTATGTGATGCAAAGTCTCCTCGCCACTTTATCTGTTTTTATCGTTCTTTATTTCTTGAGTCTACAACATGCAGTCATAATAGCATCCATCGGTTCTACCGCTTTTATCGTATTCGCAATGCCTGATAGTATAACGGCGCAGCCCAGAAATGTCATAGGAGGTCAACTGGTTGGTCTTCTCTGCGGATTTTTGTTTTCCTTAATACCACAACCGGCTTTAATATATTCCACTGTTGTATGTTCATTTGCCGTAGGGGCTGCCATATTCATCATGGTAGTCATAGACATGGAACATCCACCTGCAGCCGGCACTGCTCTTGGAGTTGCAATGACAGGTATCTCTTTTGATGTATTTGCTGCAGTTAGCATAAGCATCATTCTGCTTTCTTTGATCCATAAATTCATGAAACCATATATTAGAGATTTAACCTGA
- a CDS encoding 3-hydroxybutyryl-CoA dehydrogenase, protein MAFEYEKLTVEQDGMVVVAAINHPPANAMAQGVLRDLNDLLDKCENDDSVRVIIITGTGTKCFSAGADITEFADLQKGKIPEYDGNTIYFKIENYPKIVIAAMQGMALGGGCELACVCTLRIMAEEAVVGLPEVKLGLNPGWGGTQRLPRYIGKTKALELMLTGDFMPAKDALALGLLNKVVPQAEVLATAKKLAKKLAGGAPVAQREIMKAVRLGLDTDIRDGVLNIELNASKALQYTEDFKEGAAAFLEKRAPNFKGR, encoded by the coding sequence ATGGCTTTTGAGTATGAGAAGTTAACAGTGGAACAAGACGGTATGGTCGTGGTGGCGGCAATCAATCATCCCCCGGCAAATGCAATGGCTCAGGGCGTATTGAGAGATTTAAACGATCTTCTGGACAAATGCGAAAACGATGACAGTGTGCGCGTCATCATCATCACCGGCACCGGCACCAAGTGTTTTTCGGCAGGCGCGGACATCACCGAATTTGCCGACCTGCAGAAGGGCAAAATTCCCGAATATGACGGCAACACCATTTATTTCAAAATCGAAAATTATCCTAAAATCGTCATCGCAGCCATGCAGGGTATGGCCCTGGGTGGCGGTTGTGAACTGGCCTGTGTCTGCACCCTGAGAATCATGGCGGAAGAAGCGGTTGTCGGCCTTCCCGAAGTCAAACTGGGCCTGAACCCCGGCTGGGGCGGAACACAGAGACTGCCGCGCTACATCGGCAAAACAAAGGCTCTCGAATTGATGCTGACCGGCGATTTTATGCCGGCTAAAGATGCTCTGGCGCTCGGCCTCTTGAACAAAGTCGTTCCGCAGGCTGAAGTTCTGGCCACCGCCAAAAAGCTGGCCAAGAAACTGGCCGGCGGCGCTCCGGTTGCTCAGCGCGAAATCATGAAGGCCGTACGCCTGGGTCTGGACACCGATATTCGCGACGGCGTCTTAAATATCGAACTTAACGCCAGCAAGGCATTGCAGTACACTGAAGATTTCAAGGAAGGTGCGGCCGCTTTCCTGGAAAAGAGAGCCCCGAATTTCAAGGGCCGTTAG
- a CDS encoding glucoamylase — protein MKNSLELGLIGNCRIGALIDERGEIVWSCLPRFDGDPVFCSLLNEHSDGEGAGFCVIELLDQVEASQSYLPNTAVMVTRLTDSRGAVIEITDFSPRFYQYGRMFMPMMIIRQIRRISGNPRICVRVRPLCEYGSQSCTITHGSHHIRYVAPSWILRLTTDISVTAVLQELPFFLETTASLILGPDETIPAAIEELSLNFLNETIHSWRDWVRDLSIPYEWQEEVIRAAITLKLNAFEDTGAIIAAITTSIPEAAGSGRNWDYRYCWLRDSYFVVNALNRLSTTNTMERYLNYLINVVAGAPEGRIQPVYGIDGRARLEECVVNSLPGYRGMGPVRIGNQACEQIQHDVYGSAILAVAHVFFDRRLAHRGGVALFTRLEPLGEMAIAVHDQPDSGPWETRNTLRVHTFSSIMCWAACDRLARIAVYIGLADRADYWRSQADKIHATICRHAWSKKKQAFTAAFDSDSLDASLLLLHDTGFLPADDPRFAQTVAAIERELKHGNYIYRYVENDDFGVPENAFVVCTFWYIYALAALNRGDEARTLFENLLNRRNRHGLLAEHVDPRTGDPWGNFVQTYSMVGLINSAIRLSRRWDSAF, from the coding sequence ATGAAGAATTCTCTTGAACTCGGCCTGATCGGCAATTGCCGCATCGGAGCACTGATCGATGAGCGGGGCGAAATTGTCTGGAGCTGCCTGCCCCGCTTTGACGGCGACCCGGTTTTCTGTTCACTCCTGAATGAACATTCTGACGGTGAGGGTGCAGGCTTTTGTGTCATTGAGCTGCTGGATCAGGTGGAGGCATCCCAGTCCTATCTGCCCAATACGGCCGTCATGGTTACCCGCCTGACAGACAGTCGCGGGGCCGTGATTGAAATCACGGACTTCTCACCCCGTTTTTATCAATACGGCCGCATGTTCATGCCCATGATGATCATCCGGCAAATCCGCCGTATCAGCGGCAATCCCCGCATCTGCGTGCGCGTTCGTCCCTTATGCGAATACGGCAGTCAAAGCTGTACGATAACCCACGGCAGCCATCATATCCGTTATGTCGCGCCGTCCTGGATTCTGCGGCTGACCACGGACATCTCCGTCACCGCGGTGCTCCAGGAACTCCCTTTTTTCCTCGAAACCACGGCCTCACTTATTCTGGGTCCTGATGAAACCATCCCGGCAGCTATCGAAGAACTTTCGCTGAATTTTCTCAATGAAACCATTCACAGCTGGCGTGACTGGGTCAGAGATTTGTCCATTCCCTACGAATGGCAGGAAGAAGTCATCCGCGCCGCGATCACTTTGAAACTCAACGCCTTTGAGGACACAGGCGCTATTATTGCGGCCATAACCACATCCATTCCAGAAGCGGCTGGTTCGGGACGCAACTGGGATTACCGCTATTGTTGGTTACGGGATTCCTACTTCGTTGTGAATGCCTTAAATCGCCTCAGCACAACAAACACGATGGAGCGATATTTAAACTATCTGATTAATGTGGTTGCCGGTGCGCCTGAAGGCCGTATCCAACCCGTTTATGGGATCGACGGCAGAGCAAGGCTGGAGGAGTGCGTGGTGAACAGTCTGCCCGGCTACCGCGGGATGGGGCCTGTCCGGATCGGCAATCAGGCTTGCGAGCAGATTCAGCATGACGTTTACGGTTCGGCCATCCTGGCGGTGGCCCATGTCTTCTTTGATCGCAGGCTCGCGCACCGGGGCGGTGTTGCCCTCTTCACGAGGCTGGAGCCGCTGGGTGAGATGGCTATTGCCGTACATGATCAGCCGGATTCGGGGCCCTGGGAAACGCGCAATACTTTGCGCGTTCATACTTTTTCCAGCATCATGTGCTGGGCGGCCTGTGACCGCCTGGCCAGAATTGCCGTTTATATCGGACTTGCGGATCGCGCCGATTATTGGCGGAGTCAGGCGGATAAAATCCATGCTACGATTTGCCGGCACGCATGGAGCAAAAAAAAGCAGGCTTTTACCGCCGCATTTGACAGTGATTCTCTCGATGCCAGTCTTCTCCTGCTCCACGATACCGGATTTCTGCCCGCCGATGATCCGCGCTTTGCCCAAACCGTAGCTGCCATTGAACGTGAGCTCAAGCACGGCAACTATATTTACCGCTATGTCGAAAATGACGATTTCGGCGTCCCGGAAAATGCCTTTGTGGTTTGCACCTTCTGGTACATCTATGCCCTGGCCGCCCTCAACCGGGGCGACGAAGCCCGTACGTTGTTTGAAAATCTTCTGAACCGTCGCAACCGGCACGGGCTTTTGGCCGAACATGTTGATCCGCGCACGGGTGACCCATGGGGAAATTTTGTTCAGACCTACAGTATGGTTGGACTGATCAATTCGGCCATCCGCCTTAGCCGCCGGTGGGACAGCGCGTTTTAG
- a CDS encoding carbon starvation protein A codes for MNVAILLIISAVLFLLAYRFYGRFIARLFGEDDKKPTPACALQDDCDYVPTKPIVLFGHHFASIAGGGPIIGPTVALLFGFLPLWLWAILGTIFIGAVHDMTVLFASVREKGKSVAEIAKESLGNTGFFLFVSFAILMLLLLTSAFLGLTATALTSTISLDILRLDHSQTVVRTIMVGGVEKAQIGGIASTSVIFITCCAPVIGWLVYKKNINVYLAAAIAIVVCITSIFVGINFPITFEPSTWMIILCVYTLLAAGIPVWIILQPRDFTNSFLLYLGAAALFIGGIVAGFKGVTFSAPALNMAEGTSKLGPIWPFLFITVACGAISGFHSLVAGGTTSKQISKESHVKPIAYGGMLLEGLLAIGVMIAVGCGIMFSDYVNIVFPTAAGVKANPILAFAAGVGGLMDKSLGIAPIYGTIFGILLVEGFVVTTLDTAVRLNRYLLEEVWQVIFKNVPTIMNSYLFNALLCVVLMYILAYTNAFAAIWPIFGSANQLLASLALIAVSAWLAIRKKTTWFTVLPAIFMMATTLYSLVSLLINKYIPKNNVALALVDILLIVLAIGVIILAYKKWQELRNDGARAKGSVA; via the coding sequence ATGAATGTAGCAATATTATTGATTATATCAGCAGTTCTATTCTTATTAGCCTATCGTTTTTATGGAAGATTTATTGCTAGGCTCTTTGGAGAAGACGACAAAAAGCCAACGCCGGCTTGTGCCTTGCAGGATGATTGCGATTACGTGCCGACAAAACCCATTGTTCTGTTCGGCCATCATTTTGCAAGCATCGCCGGAGGGGGACCCATTATCGGGCCCACCGTTGCTCTGCTTTTTGGATTTCTGCCCTTGTGGCTATGGGCGATTTTAGGTACCATCTTCATCGGTGCAGTCCATGATATGACTGTTTTGTTTGCCAGCGTCCGGGAAAAAGGCAAGTCCGTAGCCGAGATTGCCAAAGAATCTCTGGGAAACACCGGATTCTTTTTATTTGTCAGTTTTGCCATCCTGATGCTTTTACTGCTAACCTCCGCATTTCTGGGGTTGACGGCCACAGCTCTCACCTCTACCATTTCACTGGATATCCTGAGGCTGGATCACAGCCAGACCGTGGTGAGAACGATTATGGTTGGAGGTGTGGAAAAGGCACAGATCGGTGGCATTGCTTCGACGTCCGTCATTTTCATCACCTGCTGTGCGCCGGTGATCGGCTGGCTCGTCTATAAAAAGAATATCAACGTTTATCTGGCGGCCGCTATCGCCATAGTCGTATGTATTACTTCTATTTTTGTAGGAATTAATTTCCCGATCACTTTTGAACCCAGCACTTGGATGATTATTCTTTGCGTCTATACGCTGCTTGCGGCGGGAATTCCCGTCTGGATTATCCTGCAGCCCCGTGATTTTACCAACTCCTTTTTACTTTACCTTGGCGCTGCCGCCCTGTTCATCGGCGGTATTGTGGCCGGATTTAAAGGTGTTACCTTTTCGGCTCCGGCTCTCAACATGGCGGAAGGAACCAGTAAACTGGGTCCCATCTGGCCTTTTCTGTTCATCACGGTGGCGTGCGGCGCCATTTCAGGTTTCCATTCACTGGTTGCTGGCGGTACAACCTCCAAGCAAATTTCCAAAGAATCACATGTTAAGCCGATTGCTTATGGCGGGATGCTGCTGGAGGGATTGCTGGCCATCGGCGTGATGATTGCGGTCGGCTGCGGCATTATGTTCAGTGATTATGTCAATATTGTTTTTCCGACCGCTGCCGGAGTAAAGGCCAACCCGATTCTGGCATTTGCCGCCGGTGTCGGCGGACTGATGGATAAATCCCTCGGGATCGCTCCCATTTACGGTACCATCTTCGGCATCCTGCTCGTCGAAGGTTTTGTCGTTACGACGCTGGATACGGCCGTCCGTCTGAATCGTTATCTTTTAGAAGAGGTGTGGCAGGTGATTTTCAAAAATGTTCCGACCATCATGAACTCCTATCTCTTCAATGCGCTCTTGTGTGTCGTGTTGATGTATATCCTGGCTTACACCAACGCGTTTGCTGCGATCTGGCCGATCTTCGGTTCCGCCAATCAATTGCTGGCGTCACTGGCGCTGATTGCCGTGTCGGCATGGCTGGCTATCAGAAAGAAAACAACTTGGTTTACCGTACTGCCTGCGATTTTCATGATGGCTACCACCCTTTATTCACTGGTTTCCCTGCTCATTAATAAATATATTCCCAAGAACAATGTTGCGCTGGCGCTGGTGGATATCCTGCTGATCGTTCTGGCCATCGGTGTTATTATTCTGGCTTACAAGAAATGGCAGGAATTAAGGAACGACGGCGCCAGGGCAAAAGGAAGTGTTGCGTAA
- a CDS encoding glucokinase produces the protein MQDRDLVLGIDIGGTKTAFGFVDREGTIFNATSMLTHADASAQTFVSRLHQRIEKSRINLSSPHGLRGIGIGAPNAHHDRGKIEKAVNLNWGESVDFVELVRKYYDLPVSITNDANAAAAGEMLFGNARGMKHFLVITLGTGLGSGIVVDGHLLYGASGFAGELGHTVVDPEGRQCSCGKRGCLETYVSATGLTRTARELLATRCNSSALREINDQDMTSKQIFDLAEAGDAIASEAFERTARILGMKLADAVAHLSPEAIFLAGGLAAAGEILLVPTEQYMNDFLFRAYRGTVKLMPSGLETGTSAILGAAALIWSELKL, from the coding sequence ATGCAGGACAGAGATCTGGTGCTGGGTATTGATATCGGCGGAACGAAAACAGCCTTTGGATTTGTGGATCGTGAAGGCACCATCTTTAACGCCACGTCTATGCTAACTCATGCAGATGCGTCTGCTCAAACCTTTGTATCCAGGCTTCATCAGCGCATCGAAAAGAGCAGGATTAATCTCTCTTCCCCGCATGGTTTGCGTGGAATCGGCATTGGCGCACCCAACGCCCATCATGATCGCGGAAAAATCGAAAAAGCCGTCAATCTGAATTGGGGTGAGAGTGTTGATTTTGTCGAACTGGTCCGGAAATATTACGACCTTCCCGTCTCCATCACCAATGACGCCAACGCCGCAGCCGCAGGAGAGATGCTTTTTGGGAACGCCCGCGGCATGAAGCACTTTCTGGTTATTACCCTGGGCACTGGTCTGGGCAGCGGTATCGTTGTTGACGGACACCTGCTTTATGGCGCCAGCGGCTTTGCCGGGGAGCTCGGCCACACCGTCGTGGATCCGGAGGGACGCCAATGCAGCTGCGGAAAACGAGGCTGTCTGGAAACTTATGTGTCGGCCACCGGTCTGACGAGGACTGCACGGGAACTGCTGGCCACGCGATGCAATTCAAGTGCGCTCAGAGAAATAAACGATCAGGATATGACATCGAAACAAATCTTTGACCTGGCGGAGGCGGGCGATGCCATTGCATCGGAAGCCTTTGAGCGTACCGCACGGATTCTGGGGATGAAACTGGCCGACGCTGTGGCTCACCTGAGCCCAGAAGCCATCTTCCTGGCAGGGGGATTAGCCGCAGCCGGAGAGATTCTACTTGTTCCCACAGAGCAATATATGAATGATTTTCTGTTTCGTGCTTACCGGGGCACAGTGAAACTGATGCCTTCCGGATTGGAAACGGGTACAAGCGCCATTCTGGGAGCGGCAGCACTTATCTGGAGCGAACTTAAATTGTAA